A window of Deinococcota bacterium contains these coding sequences:
- a CDS encoding metal-sensitive transcriptional regulator gives MASSPANVREPDEVAHPDCLHLDGEVRKHAALRLKSAKGHLEGVLRMLEDESVYCVDVLKQIKAVQGALSKVNEAVLRSHIKDHVATAAVRGDTDKIVEELMEALKYRA, from the coding sequence ATGGCGTCGTCACCCGCGAACGTGCGCGAGCCGGACGAGGTCGCCCACCCGGACTGTCTTCATCTCGACGGCGAGGTGCGCAAGCACGCCGCGCTTCGCCTCAAGAGCGCCAAGGGTCATCTCGAGGGCGTCCTCAGAATGCTCGAGGACGAGAGCGTCTACTGCGTGGATGTCCTCAAGCAGATAAAGGCCGTTCAGGGTGCCTTGAGCAAGGTCAACGAAGCCGTGTTGCGCTCGCACATCAAGGATCACGTGGCGACCGCGGCGGTCCGCGGCGACACCGACAAGATCGTCGAGGAGCTGATGGAGGCGCTCAAGTACCGCGCCTAG
- a CDS encoding heavy-metal-associated domain-containing protein — protein MTELKITGMTCEHCQKAVTNALEGVAGVDTVTVDLDTGIAKVGGSPDVQALVSAVEEEGYQASPLR, from the coding sequence ATGACCGAACTGAAGATCACCGGGATGACCTGTGAACACTGTCAAAAGGCTGTAACCAACGCCCTGGAAGGGGTTGCCGGCGTCGACACGGTGACGGTCGATCTCGACACCGGGATAGCAAAGGTGGGGGGCTCTCCCGACGTTCAAGCGCTCGTCTCGGCCGTCGAGGAAGAGGGCTACCAGGCCTCGCCGCTCCGCTAG
- a CDS encoding glutamine--tRNA ligase/YqeY domain fusion protein gives MPTQSVQSTAADESNGEKRVVAPNFITDIISEDLASGGCERVVTRWPPEPNGYIHIGHAKAINLNFGIAQDYGGRCSLRFDDTNPATEDSEYVEAIKRDIRWLGFDWGDNLFFASDYFGQLYEHAVTLIERGLAYVDSLSEAEIRDYRGTITAPGRESPYRNRSVADNLGLLERMRRGEFAEGAHVLRAKIDMAHPNMVMRDPILYRIRHTHHYRTGDAWHIYPLYDFAHGLCDAIEGVTHSLCTLEFETRRELYDWFVTRLYEPPRPHQYEFGRHAIEYTVTGKRKLIELVKDGHVSGWDDPRLPTIAGLRRRGVTPAAIHDFNNRIGVSKQNSSVSIALLEHSIRDDLNFKAPRVMAVLEPLKVIISNYPAGKAEELSASYWPHDVPKEGSRGVPFSRELYIERGDFEEHPPQGFKRLSPGGEVRLRYAYVIRCDEVIKDAAGQVSELRCSYDPATLGAPPPGRKVKGTVHWLSAGHALPAELRLYDRLFRVAKPDAGERPFTDYLNPESLVVRRGFVEPSVGDDPKDSRYQFERQGYFMQDPIDSRPGALVFNRIVTLRDSWAKAAKDKPAERAAAKAEPKAAAGAASEGAPRDPLLDFSPEQRARFARYRGDLSLSRDDAALLAGDSSLAAFFEGALERHGNAQGVANWTVNEVRRAFKERSAEDLSLEPADLGALVALVDEGTITRRVAKEVFAAMMETGGDPREIVREKGLEQVADEAALEPLVDGLVATNPDKVEAYRGGKTGLLSFFVGQVMRETQGKANPQLVQELVTRKLA, from the coding sequence ATGCCTACCCAGAGCGTCCAAAGCACTGCAGCAGACGAGTCCAACGGCGAGAAGCGCGTGGTCGCGCCCAACTTCATCACCGACATTATCAGCGAGGATCTGGCGTCGGGGGGGTGCGAGCGCGTCGTCACTCGCTGGCCCCCCGAGCCCAACGGCTACATCCACATCGGCCACGCCAAGGCCATCAACTTGAATTTCGGCATTGCTCAGGATTACGGTGGTCGTTGCAGTCTGCGCTTTGACGATACCAACCCTGCCACTGAAGACAGCGAATACGTTGAGGCCATCAAGCGCGATATCCGCTGGCTCGGCTTCGACTGGGGCGACAATCTGTTTTTCGCCTCGGACTACTTCGGCCAGCTCTATGAGCACGCCGTCACGCTAATAGAGCGGGGTCTTGCCTATGTGGACAGCCTGAGCGAGGCAGAGATCCGCGACTACCGGGGAACGATCACCGCACCCGGGCGCGAGAGCCCCTACCGGAACCGTTCGGTAGCGGATAACTTGGGCCTCTTGGAGCGCATGAGGCGGGGCGAGTTCGCCGAGGGCGCGCACGTGCTCCGGGCGAAGATCGACATGGCGCACCCCAACATGGTCATGCGCGACCCCATCCTCTACCGCATCCGCCACACGCACCACTACCGCACGGGCGACGCCTGGCACATCTACCCCCTCTACGACTTCGCGCACGGCCTCTGTGACGCCATCGAAGGGGTGACGCACTCGCTCTGCACCCTGGAGTTCGAGACGCGCCGTGAACTCTATGACTGGTTCGTGACTAGGCTCTACGAGCCGCCGCGCCCGCATCAGTACGAGTTCGGCCGGCACGCCATCGAGTATACCGTGACCGGCAAGCGCAAGCTCATCGAACTCGTCAAGGATGGACACGTTTCGGGTTGGGACGACCCGCGCCTGCCGACCATCGCGGGCCTGCGCCGCCGCGGCGTGACGCCCGCGGCGATCCACGACTTCAACAACCGCATCGGCGTCTCCAAACAGAACAGCAGCGTCAGCATCGCCCTTTTGGAGCACAGCATCCGTGACGACCTCAACTTCAAGGCCCCGCGGGTGATGGCGGTCCTGGAGCCGCTCAAGGTGATCATCAGCAACTATCCCGCAGGCAAGGCGGAAGAACTCAGCGCCTCCTACTGGCCTCACGACGTGCCCAAGGAGGGCTCGCGCGGGGTGCCCTTCTCCCGCGAGCTCTATATCGAACGGGGCGACTTCGAGGAGCATCCGCCCCAGGGCTTCAAGCGCCTCTCGCCCGGAGGGGAGGTGCGCCTGCGCTACGCCTACGTCATCCGCTGTGACGAGGTGATCAAGGACGCGGCAGGTCAGGTGAGCGAACTGCGCTGCTCCTACGACCCGGCCACGCTCGGCGCGCCGCCGCCGGGCCGCAAGGTCAAGGGAACGGTTCACTGGCTATCGGCGGGACACGCCCTTCCTGCCGAGTTGCGCCTCTACGACCGCCTCTTCAGGGTAGCCAAGCCCGACGCGGGCGAGCGGCCCTTCACCGACTACTTGAACCCCGAGTCGCTGGTCGTAAGGCGCGGCTTCGTCGAGCCGAGCGTGGGGGATGACCCCAAAGACAGCCGCTACCAGTTCGAACGCCAGGGCTACTTCATGCAGGACCCCATCGACTCGAGGCCCGGCGCGCTCGTCTTCAACCGCATCGTCACCCTGCGCGATTCGTGGGCCAAGGCCGCCAAGGACAAGCCCGCTGAGCGCGCGGCAGCGAAAGCCGAGCCCAAAGCGGCCGCCGGGGCCGCGAGCGAAGGCGCGCCGCGCGACCCGCTGCTCGACTTTTCGCCCGAGCAGCGTGCGCGCTTCGCGCGCTACCGCGGCGACTTGAGCTTGAGCAGAGATGACGCGGCCCTGCTGGCCGGCGACTCGTCCCTCGCCGCATTTTTTGAAGGGGCGCTGGAACGTCACGGCAACGCCCAGGGCGTCGCCAACTGGACCGTCAACGAGGTCCGGCGCGCGTTCAAGGAGAGATCCGCCGAGGACCTCTCCCTCGAGCCCGCCGACCTCGGTGCGCTCGTCGCGCTCGTCGACGAGGGCACCATCACCCGCCGCGTCGCCAAGGAGGTGTTTGCGGCGATGATGGAGACCGGCGGCGACCCCAGAGAGATCGTCAGGGAAAAGGGCCTCGAGCAGGTCGCCGACGAAGCC